ATCGGATTGAACCCGATGCTTCGTCTGGAAATGCAACTTGGTGGAATCATCTGGTGGGAGTTAGGAATTCGCCGGCGAGCTTCGGGTCATCCGTGGGAACTGTTGCGAGAGACATTGGCTCGATTGAGCAGCCCGCCGACGCGCGCCGACCTGCCTCGTTTCTCCGGCGGGCTCGTCGGCTTTGTCGGTTACGATGCAGTACGGTTCATGGAACGGCTCCCTGAGACGGCCCGACCGGTCATGCCGTTTCCACTGGCGGCATTTTATTTGCCGGCCGTGATTCTCGCCTTTGATCATGTGCGCCGGACGGTGAGCATCATCGGCGCCAAGAGTCAGCTCGGCGTGGATGAAACAGTTGAGCAAGTTCATCGGCTGCTTAGCCGGCCAATCCACGAGTTGCCGTCTGCGCCCTCAACGCGGCCACGAGCCAATCAGACGGCTGAGCAGTTCGTCGAGCGGGTCATGCGCGCCAAGGAGTATATTGCTGCTGGAGACATCTTTCAGGTGGTCCTCTCCATTCGGTTTGAAGGGGAGACACAAGCCCATCCGTTTCAGGTCTACCGGGCGCTGCGCATGATCAATCCGTCTCCGTACATGTACTATCTGGATTTCGGATCGCACCAGATCGTCGGTTCATCGCCTGAGATGTTGGTCAGACTCGAAAACGGACAGGCGATGGTGCGACCGATTGCCGGCACGCGCCCGCGTGGAGCCGATCAGCAGGAGGACGATCAACGTGCGCGCGATTTGTTGGCCGATGAAAAAGAGCGTGCCGAGCATTTGATGTTGGTGGACCTGGCGCGGAATGATCTTGGACGCGTGGCTCAGCCGGGAACGGTGACCGTTCCTGTGTATGCCTCGGTGGAGCGGTATTCCCACGTCATGCATTTGGTTTCGAGCGTGGAGTGCCGAGTCGCCCCACAGATAGATATGATTGATTTATTCCAGGCTGTTTTCCCTGCCGGAACGGTGACCGGCGCGCCAAAGATTCGGGCAATGCAGATCATCGAAGAATTAGAAGGTGAGCAACGTGGCCCCTATGCCGGCTGTGTTGGCTACTTTGGACTCAATGGCAACATGGATCATGCCATCACGTTGAGAACCACTTTCTTTGCCGGTGGCCGATACTACATTCAGGCTGGCGCCGGCATCGTGGCTGATTCGGTGCCCCAGCGTGAGTACCACGAGATTCACAGTAAAGCGCAGGCGATGTTTCGCGCGTTGGAGATGGCGGGAGGCAAATTATGAAAGTGTTGCTCATTGATAATTACGATTCGTTTACCTACAACCTCTATCAGATGCTACGGGTGTTGGGCGCCGATGTAATCGTCCGTCGAAACGACGAGCTGAGCCTCGATCAAGTGGATCGGCTTTCGCCGACGCATCTGGTGATTTCACCGGGGCCGGGCCGACCTGAGCAGGCTGGCTTGTCCTGCGCGGTGATCGAAGGCTTTTATAACAAAATTCCTATTCTTGGCGTTTGCTTGGGTCATCAGTGTGTGGCGCACGTATTTGGCGGACGTGTCCGGCGAGCGCCACGGATGATGCACGGCAAAACGTCGGCGATTCATCATGATGGTCGGAGCATCTTTCGTGGCGTGACCAACCCATTCAGGGCGACGCGGTATCATTCGCTGATTGTCGAACGGGACGAATTGCCTGATCTTCTGGAGGTCTCAGCTTCAACCGCGGAAGGCGAGATCATGGGGCTTCGCCTGAAGGCGTTTCCCGTGGAAGGCGTTCAGTTCCATCCAGAATCCATCATGACGCCAGAGGGCGCTAAGCTGATCAGCAATTTCCTACAACTCGGAGCACAGAGCTGATGGAAGAAACATTAGAGAGACTTGTGAGTGGCGAGCATCTTTCTCGGCAGGAAGCCAGAGAGATTTTGTTACAACTGATCAATGGCGCGATGGCTCCGTCGCAAATCGGCGCCTTGTTGATTGCATTGCGCATGAAGGGTGAGACGCCCGATGAAATCATCGGATTCATTGAGATCATGCAGGAGCGGGCTGTCCGAGTTGATCTATCGCTTCGCCCGCTCGTTGATACATGCGGCACTGGCGGCGATCGAAGCGGGAGTTTCAATATCTCGACCATGGCCGGATTGGTGGTTGCCGGCGCCGGTCAACCAGTCGTTAAGCATGGAAACCGCGCCGTGTCCAGCCGATGCGGCAGCGCCGATTTTCTGGAGACGCTCGGCATTCGCGTCGGGCTTGACCCAGACGGCGTTCGACGTTCATTGCACGAAACGGGCTTCGCCTTTCTCATGGCGCCGATGTTTCACCCGGCCACCAAACAGGTGGCTTCGATCCGACGCGAGTTGAAGGTAGAAACCATCTTTAACAGTCTTGGGCCGTTGACCAATCCGGCATCGCCTGAGTATCAGTTAGTGGGCGTCTCCAGTCTGGCAAAAGGCCGGAAGATCGCCGAGGTGATGCGCCGGCTCAACCGGCGTCGCGTATTTATTGTGCATAATGAAACGGGCTACGACGAAATGACGCCTTGTGGACGCAACGTAGTGCTGGAAGTGGCCGAGGGCCAAGTGCGAGAGTTTGTCATTGAAGCTGCGGATTGTGGCATGCAACCATGCCGAGCAGACGATCTACGAGGCGGGTCGCCAGAAGAGAATGCGCGTATCGGCATGGCCATTCTCAAAGGCGAGCGAGGGCCGAAACGGGATACTGTGTTGATGAATGCCGGCATGGCCTTGTGGGTGGCGGGCCGCGCCGGTGATCTGCGGCAGGGCATCGAGCAGGCAGCCGAGTCACTCGATTCGGGCCGCGCATTCCATGTGGCCGATTCATTGCGGCGGCTGTTCCCCTACGATGGCGGTGCCCCGCCGATTCGTCTGGCCTGGGATTAGAGGAGGGCGTATGATCCAATCTGTATTGGAGACAATCATCTCGGCAAAACAGCAGGCTGTTGAACAAGCGCAGCAACAGAGGCCGCTGCCAGAGCTGATGCGACTGGTTCGGGAGAGTCCGCAGCCGAGAGATTTTAAGGCGGCATTGCTCGGCGCGGGGCTTTCGGTCATCGCCGAAATCAAAAAGGCTTCGCCGTCACGAGGTGTCATGGTTGAAAATCTGGATGTCTGCGACGTGGCGCGGCAGTATGAGGAAGCGGGCGCGGCGGCCATCTCTGTGGTGACGGAAGAGGCATTCTTCGCCGGCCATCTTCAAGACGTGCAAGCGGTCAAACAAGTCGTCGGGCTGCCGGTGTTGCGCAAAGATTTCATCTTCGACGCCTATCAGGTGTGGGAATCGCGCGCGGCGGGAGCGGACGCAATTCTGCTGATTGCCTCATTGTTTGACATGCCGGTGCTGCGAACATTCATTCTGCTCGCGCGCCGCCTGCGCATGGCGACGCTCGTGGAGATTCGCACGAGCGATGACTTAAAAAAGGCGCTGGATGCCGGCGCTGATCTGGTCGGTGTGAATGCGCGTGATTTGAATCATTTTGTCGTTGATCTGCGCGTGCCGCTTTCCTTAGCGCCGTTAATCCCGCCGGGAATTGTGAAGGTCGCCGAGAGCGGCATCAAGACAGCAGAAGACCTGCGATCTATTCGACAGGCCAAGTTCGACGCCGTGCTGATTGGCGAAACATTGATGCGGGCTGAGCATCCCGGTGGCAAATTGCGTGAGCTGATTCATGAGAGTGCGACGCATTCGAGTCGGCAAATTGCGTGAACTGATTCATGAGCGTGCGACGGATTCGGGTCAAAGTGTGCGGCATAACCAATGAAGCGGATGCGCGATTGGCAGTCCAGTGTGGCGCCGATGCGATCGGATTCATTTTCGCGCGCAGTCCACGACAAATCACGATCACGGCTGCTCGTGCTATCGCGCGGCGGTTGCCGCCGTGGATCGCTCGCGTCGGCGTCTTTCAAGATCACACGTTGGAGCAAGTGCAGGACGTGCTGGATGAAGTCGGGTTAACACATGCGCAATTGCACGGCTCGGAACCGCCTGAGTACCTCCGCCGATTGAACGGGCGCGCTGTGAAAGTGTTTCACCTGTCTGACGCGAATCTGCTCCAGGAGATTCGGCGCTACGATTGTCATACGGTGATGCTTGATTTGGCCAAGCATGAGTCAGGCCATATCATGAGTTTCATCGAGATCGCCCGCGCGGTGGCAGCGCGCTACAACGTCATTTTAGCCGGCGGCTTGACGCCTGAGTGCGTGAAGCGGGTCATTGTGCAGGTCAATCCCTACGCAGTGGATGTCGCGCGCGGCGTCGAAGCGTGTCCGGGCAAGAAGGATTGCATCAAGATGGAGCGATTTTTTCAACAAGTCAGGGAGGCGGAACATGAACTATGACCAGCCTGATGAGCGTGGCCGATTCGGGCGGTTCGGCGGACAGTACGTTCCAGAGACATTGATGGAGGCGCTGTTTGAGCTGGATCGCCACTTTCAATCGGCTCGGCATGATGAGCAGTTCAATCGAATGTTTCGACATCATCTCTGCGAGTTTGTTGGTCGGCCGACACCGCTTTATTTGGCCGAACGGCTCACGCAGCAACTGGGCGGAGCAAAAATCTACCTGAAGCGGGAAGACCTCTGTCATACCGGCGCGCACAAAATCAATAATTGCGTCGGGCAAGCGTTGCTGTGTGCGCGCATGGGGAAAAAGCGCATCGTGGCTGAAACCGGCGCCGGTCAGCACGGCGTGGCGACGGCTGCCGTGGCAGCGCGATTGGGGCTGGAATGTGTTGTTTATATGGGCGAGGCCGATATGAAGCGGCAGGCACCGAATGTGTTGCGCATGCGGTTGCTGGGCGCTGAGGTCAGACCTGTCAGCGATGGCCGCCAAACATTGAAAGAAGCTATCAATGCAGCTATCCGTGATTGGGTGACGCACGTCAAGACGACTCATTACTTGCTCGGCTCAGTTGTTGGGCCGCACCCTTACCCGACGATGGTACGACACTTCCAGTCGGTCATCGGTCAGGAAGCTCGCCAACAAGTGTTAGCCTGCGAAGGCCGACTGCCCACCGCGCTGGTTGCATGTGTTGGCGGCGGTTCCAATGCGATGGGGTTGTTTTACCCGTTTCTGTCAGATGACTCGGTGAGAATTTATGGCGTCGAGGCCGGCGGGCGCGGCAATCAGTTGGGCGAGCATGCAGCGACGATCCGATATGGCCGGCCTGGCGTGCTGCATGGCGCTTACTCATACGTGCTGCAAGATCGTTTCGGTCAGATTGCTGAAACACACTCAGTGTCAGCCGGATTGGATTATCCGGGCGTTGGGCCGGAACATAGTTTTTTGAGCGAGTCAGGGCGCGTCACATACGTCACAGTGTCTGACCATGAGGCGCTAGCTGCTTTCGAGCAGTTGTCTCAAATAGAAGGGATCATTCCGGCGCTTGAATCGGCGCATGCGCTTGCCTACCTCAAAAGACTGATCCCGCACACAGGACGCGATGACGTTGTCATCGTCAATCTTTCCGGGCGCGGAGACAAAGACCTGCAAACAGCCGGCGACGCAATGGAGGCACGATGGGACAGGTCGCATGTCGCATGAATGAGTTAAAGCGGGCAGGCCGGAAAGCGCTGATCCCATTTCTGACCGCCGGTTTTCCCTCACCAGAGATTTTTCTGCGACTGCTGCGCGCCGTTGATGAGCTGGCTGATCTGATTGAAATCGGCGTGCCGTTTTCTGATCCGCTCGCTGATGGGCCGGTTATTCAACGAGCGTCGCAAATGGCCTTGCAGCAGGGCATCACCTTAGATTGGATTCTGCAAACGCTGGCCAACACGCAAACGCGCGCGCCGCTCGTGTTGATGAGTTATTTGAATCCGTTGTTACAATACGTCGCCGGCAATGTGGCGGCTGCGGCTCACCATGCGCAGATTGCCGGTTTGATTGTGCCAGACCTGCCGGTTGAAGAAAGCGCACCACTGGAAGCGCAGGCCAGAGATCACCAATTGGATATGATCTACTTGGTGGCGCCAACAACAAGCGCGGAGCGCGCCCGCTACATTGCTGAGCGTTCGCACGGCTTCGTGTATCTGGTCTCGATCACCGGCGTGACAGGCGCTCGCGCGAGTTTCCCTTCGGAGACATTCGAGTTTCTCCATCGCATGCGCCAGGTAACCGATCGGCCACTTTGCCTTGGATTCGGGGTTTCGCATCCTCGTCAGGTGGAGCGCATCGCGCCGTATGTGGATGGGGTAATTGTCGGCTCGGGTCTGTTACACGCGATCATGGATGCGCCTTCGGATCCGATCCGCGCTGCTCAAGATTTTCTGTGGCCGATCAAACGGGCGCTAGAACAAGCAGGCTAGTGCGATTTTCAGTTGCCTTTGACCTCGTGGCCATGCAGCTTGCGGGCTAATGTACGCTGGCAAGCGCGCGCAGGGCAGACTCATTCACAAACCGAGCTAGCTCTTTTTCGCATTCAATGTTTTTTCAATGAGCGCCTCAGTCAGTTGAATGGGGTGGCCGCTGAACCGCAGGATGCCTTCACGGTCAATAAGAAAGGCTCTGGGAATACCGCGCACGCCGTAAAGTCTCGCAACCTGGCTATTCCAGTTGCCTTGATCGTAAAGAATCATGAAATCGAAATTGCCGTTTTTCAGAAAACTGGTCGCGCGTGGCGTCAGTCCTTCGATGTTGATGCCGATGACTTTCAAGCCCTTGGATTGATACCGGCTGTGTAGTTTCTGTACGTGAGGCATGCTCACCCGGCATGGCCCGCACCACGAAGCCCAGAAATCAAGCAGTACGACTTTGCCGCGAAAATCGCGAAGCGAGTATTGTTTTCCTGTTTTATCAGGCAGTTTGAAATCCGGGGCCAATTGATTCAGGGCTGGCTGATTGAAGACCTGTAGTGAGTATGTTGGAGTGCTAGAAAAGCAAACCAACGCTCCGCCTAGAACGGCGCATGCAATCAGTACAAACGCTCGCTCAGTTCGACGCATATCGTTATGACTCCTCTGATTCGAATGAAAATTGAAGGATAGGCAGAGATGATTATTCAAGCAAGTGGCAGCGGAGATTTCAGGCTAGCTTGAGCGACCTCGTCTCAACGACGTGTCCTCGGATGATGTCACGAGATTCATGTTGCAGAAGAGCGTGATAGTCATGCGTGTTTATAAGCCGCTGGCCGGCATGTTTGGGCAAGAGCCTGGTCAAATATCTAAGATCACCTGAGCCTGCCAGCCACGCGCCGTGCGTTCAACCTGAAAACGGTGGAGCGTAACTGCTTTGACGTCCACGACGAGCTCATGCTTGCTCGGATCAAGCCGCTCGCCATAAACCTGCGCCTCCGCTGTGTGGCGCTCGCCGTCCTGCCGAATCACCACACGCTGGGCGCGTAGCAGGAGTTGCTCGGCGTCCTTGTAAAAAACAAACTCTTGCAGGAATCGAAACAAGAGGAGGTCTAGCGCATGAGACTCAACCGAGATAGTGCGGCGCACTTGATCGTGGATGGTGTTGAGGTCGCTCACCATCACATTCATCGTCGCGTCGGCGGCGGCGATGAACAACTCTTCAAGCGTGTCGCCCCATGCTTCCAATGCCACGTCGGCGGTGGCGATGTCTTCAAGGTAGCGGTATGGCATAGGCGTGATTCGTGGATCGTGGTCCGTGATTCGTGGATCGTGGTGCGTGGATCATGGTCCGTGATCCTTGATTCGTGAGAAATGCCTGCGCTGAGCTGACCACTGTCCATTGACCTCCTGAGCACTGACTTCTGACTTCTGGCTCCTGACTCCTGACATTTGGCTTCTGGCTTCTGACTTCTGACTTCTGACCACTGACCACTGACCACTGACCACTGATCACCGACCACTCCCCACTGACCACTATCCACTATCCCTTGACATTGCCGATGGGAATGAATCGAACCACCGGTTTACTGAGGCCGGCTCGGTCGGTGGCCTCGATCACGTCGTCAATGTTCTTGTAGGCTGGGCCGGCTTCTTCTGCTAATCCGGCGTAGGAGACAGTGCGCACGTAGATGCCGCGGGCTTCCATCTGCCGTTGAAGTTCTTTGCCATTGAACAATTTCTTCGCCTTGTTGCGGCTCATGGTGCGACCACTGCCATGAGCTGTGGTGAAGAACGTTTGATCGCCGCTGGGGATGCCGGCGAGCAGATACGAGCCGGTCTCCATGCTGCCCCCGATGATGATCGGCTGCCCGGTCTGCTTGTAGATAGCCGGCAGCTCGTCAGCGCCGGGAGCAAACGCGCGTGTCGCGCCTTTACGGTGAACCAGCACATCGCGCATCTGACCGTCAACATTGTGCCGTTCGAGCTTGGCGGTGTTGTGCGCCACGTCATAGACCTGATGCAGGCCCAGTTCCTTCGGGTCCTTGTGAAACACGTCGGCGAACACTTCGCGGATGCGATGCAGAATGACTTGTCGGTTCGCAAATGACATGTTGATGGCGCAATTCATCGCGGCGAAGTAAGCCTGTCCTTCGGGCGAGTCGAATGGCGCGCAGGCCAATTCTCGATCAAGGATTTTGATCTTGTACTTGCTCTCCATGACACTGAGAAACATCTCCAGGTAGTCAGTGGCGACCTGATGTCCAAAGCCTCTGGAGCCGCAATGAAACATCACCACAACTTGATTGGGTAGATCAATGCCAAATGCTTTGGCCAGCGCTTGATCAAACACATACTCAGGTTTGGCGACCTGAATCTCCAGATAATGATTGCCTGAGCCGAGCGTGCCGATTTGCTTGTAGCCGCGTTCGACGGCTTTCTTGCTGATTTTGGAGGCGTCGGCGCCGGCGATGCAGCCGCCGCCTTCCGTGCGTTCTAGGTCTTCCTGCCAGCCGTAGCCGTTCTGCACGCACCAACGCGCACCTTGCTCAACGACGTGGCGAAATTCATCCTGCGAGATTTTCACAAAGCCGGACGCGCCGACGCCGGCAGGCACGCGCGCGAATAATTTGTCCACCAGCGTCTTCAGATGCGGTTTGACCTCCTCGTAGGTCAGATTGGTTCGCACCAGGCGCATTCCGCAGTTGATGTCAAATCCGACGCCGCCAGGTGAAATGACGCCGGTTCGCGCATCCATCGCCGCCACGCCGCCAATCGGAAAGCCGTAGCCCCAATGCCCGTCGGGCATGCAATAGGCGTACTTCAAAATCCCTGGCAACGTGGCCACGTTTGTCACCTGATCGAACACGCCTTCGTCCATCTCTTGCAACAGCTTCTCTGTTGCAAAAATGCGGGCCGGCACACGCATGCCTTGTTTGTGTGTGATAGGAATTTCCCATGTGGTTTCGTTGATTTTCTTGATGTCATTTGGTATTGCCATAACTCACCTCCCCATGAAAACGAGAGGATATTATAACCGACCGGCGCCAATTGTGATGGATGGAATCAAACGCAACGAAACTATTTGTAGACGGCGACGTCAGCTTTGCGCAGCAGTTGATCTTGGTAGTAGAAGCCGCGCCTGATGGTGCGGGCAATGGCTTGAGGGCGGCCGCCGGCGACGAATTCGACGATATTGTGCTCACCGGCTTGGAACGGCTCCATGGCAATTGGCGCGATAGGTTTCAGGTGAGCCGCCTGAAACACATTTTTGAGGGCGCGCTCCAGTTCAGGATTTTCTCCGGGTGGAGCGAGCCGACGATCACATACATCAACAGCCATGAGCACGTCGCCGCATATCAGCCGGTCAAGCTGATGTTGAATGTAGGCCTGTGGGTCTGTCAGTTTGTCAATGGCTTGCTTGACAGCGCGGCCCAGCTCTTCAAGAAAGAGCGCATAGCCGCTGGGACCGGCAGAGACGCGAATATGGAGGTCTAGTGTAATATCTCGGTTCTGTAATTGGGATTGGATCGTGGTGATCTCCCGGCTCACTCGGCGCGCGCGTTCGGAGGCTTGGCGGAGGTCGGCATAGACATCTTTGTTCATCGCTGCGCCTTTCGTCAGCAAATTGTCCAGCGCCTCAACCAACGCTTTAGCGCGCTCAGCTTCTGCCTGCAGGTTTTTGGCCAATGGTAGATCATCGCGGAAAAAGCGATTGAGGGTTTCTCCGGCGCGTTTCATCGCGGCTTCGAAGCCATCTTGTTCCAGGCCGTTGACCGTGCCGCCAAAGATAAGGCCTAAGAGTCGGGCGTAGAGCCGATCAGCAGACTCGCTGCTGAAGCCGGTCGCCTGCTCCGAAGCGCCAGCCGCTGAGCCTGATGGATGACTCGTCGTGCCCTGTTGCATCTGCGCGCGCAATTCCTCTAACGCCCGTCGGTGTTCGTCAGTATGGGCCTGTTGTTCGCGGACTTTGTTCACAAGTTGAGAGATGGCCTGTTCAAGCCCTTCGATCTTGGCCCGCGCTAGTTGCTGTTGTTTCATCAGTTCAGCCTTCAGCTCATCGAACGCGCGTTGCAGTCGCTTGCTGATTTGCTGCTCAACGGCCTCGGCTGCCCCGGCTTGCGTCTGGCTAGCCAGCGTCTGCTCCAGAGCAGCAAGGCGGTCACGTTCGCGGTGGAAGTCAATGATCAGCGTTTCCAAAGAGGCCAGCTTCTGTTCCATGTCCTCCAGTCGCCTGCCCTGTATTTGCACCGATTGGGTAAGCTGAGACGACGGATTGGATAAGTCGGTTGTGGGTGGTAACGGAGCAGGGGACTGACCCGTGAATGGGGGTCGTGATGTGAAGCGATTTTCGACATCGTCATACGATGGGCTGCGCACGGGGCTGCGTGAAGTTCGCTGGTGTGACCAAAACTGGGTGAGCTTCGTCCACCAGCCGGGTGAGGCAGGAGGCGGTGTCGGCGCTGGTGGTGGTATGACAGCCGACGGCCCGCTGTATCGCTCTGACATGGACACCATCAACATGTCGGGTTCCGGTTCCATCACCGGCCGCTCAAACCGATGTCTCAAGTAACGGTATAAGACCCAGAGAATAGCCAACCCCAGAAGCAGGGCTACCAATTGACCCACCGGCGACGAGATGAAGTCTTCAGCCAGCCACAGGAACGAAGAAGTCGCCCAGGTGATGGGCACCACCAGGACTTCACCCGCCTGGCCAACAGCATCACGACGAACCGCATTGAGCAATTGAGTGCGATCTTCCGAAGAAAATTCAACCTGACCGCTTTGGATCAGCAGCTTGGAACTGCCCGGTTCGGTCGGTTGCTTGTTGAGCATGACATGGAGCGTCAGCGTTTGCTGAAAGCCGTACCATTGTTGGCTGCTTAATTGTTTGTTCGGTTCTAAATTGATGGTTTCTGAGGCAAGGATGTCCGGTGTCGAAATTTTGATGTGGGAGGGGATATCCACGAACCGGAGAAAGCTCCAACCAATATCATCGCCTTTGAATGTGACGGTCTGTGGCTTGAGGTAATCGTCAATTGATAATTTGAGGTTGGCCGGCGTGACCGAAATGGTTGGCAGCGGACTTCGCCAAAAGAGCTTAATGTAACGTGCCTCTGCCTGAGCGCTGACCTCGTTCTGCTGAGCCAGTAACTCGGCAGCTTGAACCGTGTCCGGTTGTGGTTGTCCGGCGGGCACGCGACCAACGCGGTAGACCAAGCTGATGGGCGAGGTGGCAGCGA
The sequence above is a segment of the Blastocatellia bacterium genome. Coding sequences within it:
- the grpE gene encoding nucleotide exchange factor GrpE; the protein is MNLADSGRVATRLVQQQPRVGLPTRSRQWRWRNLVCLLSLLWASGPAIAQTSAPVVQLKLTNPQSITQDIGRFYNERAPTTYSIRVTTDQPDWWFIRFDKIPAGIELTIKPDEPLREGQWIPIKGQATVTLLVTLAATSPISLVYRVGRVPAGQPQPDTVQAAELLAQQNEVSAQAEARYIKLFWRSPLPTISVTPANLKLSIDDYLKPQTVTFKGDDIGWSFLRFVDIPSHIKISTPDILASETINLEPNKQLSSQQWYGFQQTLTLHVMLNKQPTEPGSSKLLIQSGQVEFSSEDRTQLLNAVRRDAVGQAGEVLVVPITWATSSFLWLAEDFISSPVGQLVALLLGLAILWVLYRYLRHRFERPVMEPEPDMLMVSMSERYSGPSAVIPPPAPTPPPASPGWWTKLTQFWSHQRTSRSPVRSPSYDDVENRFTSRPPFTGQSPAPLPPTTDLSNPSSQLTQSVQIQGRRLEDMEQKLASLETLIIDFHRERDRLAALEQTLASQTQAGAAEAVEQQISKRLQRAFDELKAELMKQQQLARAKIEGLEQAISQLVNKVREQQAHTDEHRRALEELRAQMQQGTTSHPSGSAAGASEQATGFSSESADRLYARLLGLIFGGTVNGLEQDGFEAAMKRAGETLNRFFRDDLPLAKNLQAEAERAKALVEALDNLLTKGAAMNKDVYADLRQASERARRVSREITTIQSQLQNRDITLDLHIRVSAGPSGYALFLEELGRAVKQAIDKLTDPQAYIQHQLDRLICGDVLMAVDVCDRRLAPPGENPELERALKNVFQAAHLKPIAPIAMEPFQAGEHNIVEFVAGGRPQAIARTIRRGFYYQDQLLRKADVAVYK